One Nostoc punctiforme PCC 73102 DNA window includes the following coding sequences:
- the devC gene encoding ABC transporter permease DevC, with translation MGLIKQLRRRTPLGWLQLNHEKSRLLVALSGIAFADLLMFMQLGFQTALYDSNTRLHRSLQADIVLTSPQARNLPSLSTFSRRRLYQAMDIPGVKSAEPMYFNNTIWRNPQTHRETGVLVIGFNPDKPAFDLPDVNQQLQAIKLPDTVLFDRGARGDYQKAIAQIDQGKTLTTEIERRTITISGLFQVGASFGSDGNLITSDQNFLRLFSGRQSSSISLGLIQVKPGYDPKKVAASLKAYLRDDVKVLTHAEFIEFENNFWRTNSPIGFIFSLGVSMGFVVGVIIVYQVLSTDVNAHVREYATFKAMGYRNYYLLGVVLEESLILAALGFFPGLGVSLALYQLTRSATNLPMYMTAIRALQVLVLTIIMCTISGAIATRKLQATDPADMF, from the coding sequence ATTGTCAGGTATTGCCTTTGCGGATCTTCTCATGTTCATGCAGCTGGGCTTTCAGACTGCGCTGTATGACAGTAATACGAGACTACATCGCAGTTTGCAAGCAGACATTGTTTTAACCAGTCCTCAAGCCCGTAACCTGCCAAGCTTGTCTACATTTTCCCGTCGACGACTTTACCAAGCAATGGATATACCAGGGGTGAAGTCGGCAGAACCTATGTATTTCAATAATACAATCTGGAGAAATCCTCAAACACATCGTGAGACGGGGGTGTTAGTTATCGGGTTTAATCCAGATAAGCCAGCCTTTGACTTACCGGATGTTAACCAGCAATTGCAGGCAATTAAGCTACCAGATACCGTTTTGTTCGACCGTGGTGCAAGAGGAGATTATCAAAAAGCGATCGCTCAAATTGACCAAGGTAAAACCCTAACTACCGAAATAGAACGGCGCACAATTACCATTAGTGGCTTATTTCAAGTCGGGGCTTCCTTTGGTTCTGATGGCAACCTGATTACTAGCGATCAGAACTTTTTGCGGCTATTTTCTGGGCGACAGTCAAGTAGTATCAGTCTAGGTTTGATTCAGGTAAAACCAGGCTATGACCCGAAAAAAGTGGCAGCAAGCTTGAAAGCCTACCTGAGAGATGATGTCAAAGTCTTAACCCACGCCGAATTTATTGAATTTGAGAACAACTTTTGGAGAACAAATTCCCCAATTGGCTTTATTTTCAGCCTGGGTGTATCAATGGGCTTTGTGGTCGGCGTGATTATCGTCTATCAAGTCCTTTCCACCGATGTTAATGCCCATGTTCGGGAATACGCCACCTTTAAAGCAATGGGATATCGCAATTATTACCTGTTGGGTGTGGTGCTTGAAGAATCGTTGATATTGGCAGCACTGGGCTTCTTTCCCGGATTGGGAGTGTCCTTAGCACTTTACCAACTGACTCGCAGTGCCACAAATTTACCCATGTACATGACTGCGATTCGGGCATTGCAGGTATTAGTGCTGACTATCATTATGTGTACAATTTCCGGTGCGATCGCCACCCGCAAACTTCAAGCCACCGATCCTGCTGATATGTTTTAA
- a CDS encoding DevA family ABC transporter ATP-binding protein, whose protein sequence is MTSQSVISIKNLDHHFGHSSLRKQVLSNINLEINVGEIIIMTGPSGSGKTTLLTLVGGLRSAQSGSLHVLGRELCGASAEQLVQARRHNGYIFQAHNLHGSLTALQNVKMALELHKYLGLKNMLARSAQMLEQVGLGNHLHYYPEKLSGGQKQRVAIARALVSHPQIILADEPTAALDSQSGRDVVNLMQKLAKEQSCTILMVTHDNRILDIADRIVDMEDGKLKSELTLST, encoded by the coding sequence ATGACTAGTCAATCTGTCATCTCTATTAAAAATCTCGACCACCACTTTGGTCACAGTTCCCTCCGCAAGCAAGTTTTATCTAACATTAACTTAGAGATTAACGTCGGTGAAATTATTATTATGACCGGGCCCTCTGGTTCTGGAAAGACTACCTTGCTAACCTTAGTTGGTGGATTGCGTTCTGCTCAATCTGGTAGTTTGCACGTGTTGGGGCGAGAACTTTGTGGTGCTAGTGCTGAACAATTAGTACAAGCACGACGGCATAACGGTTATATTTTCCAAGCACATAACTTACACGGGAGTTTAACGGCACTCCAAAACGTCAAAATGGCTTTGGAATTGCACAAATATCTTGGGTTAAAAAATATGCTAGCTAGGTCAGCCCAGATGTTAGAGCAGGTAGGATTAGGAAATCATTTACATTACTATCCTGAAAAACTATCTGGAGGACAAAAGCAACGAGTAGCGATCGCTCGCGCCTTAGTCAGTCATCCTCAAATAATCCTAGCAGATGAACCCACTGCCGCCCTTGATAGTCAATCGGGTCGGGATGTAGTCAATCTTATGCAAAAACTGGCAAAAGAACAAAGCTGTACCATCTTGATGGTTACTCATGACAACCGCATCCTTGACATTGCCGATCGCATCGTTGACATGGAAGATGGTAAGCTCAAGTCAGAATTGACACTCTCAACCTAA